One Mesomycoplasma molare genomic window carries:
- a CDS encoding Cof-type HAD-IIB family hydrolase: MKTPIKKPNLLFLDLDGTLLDKGIGVWARMSEKNKNAVLKYSKDHPVVISTGRVFSNEVRNIALNINAEFVVCQNGSIILDKNFKELENSKISSDVVEIILKEVQDLKITFVANPGEIIYGRGVWNRVFSWFSHFEPKKYSDFFSKELNKILLISRSKKKIKKILNLLNTKFSNEVEAKVVGKNFAIEITKKGCSKGNAAKKIADLLNIDLSNSMHIGDSMNDSSTKNIVGNLIALKSGSKRLREIADTVGPRKRRGGVAKILNSFK, encoded by the coding sequence ATGAAAACTCCAATTAAAAAGCCGAATTTACTTTTCTTAGACTTAGACGGAACATTACTTGATAAAGGTATTGGTGTTTGGGCTAGGATGAGTGAAAAAAATAAAAATGCAGTTTTGAAATACTCCAAAGATCATCCTGTTGTAATATCAACAGGTAGAGTTTTTTCAAATGAGGTAAGAAATATAGCTTTAAATATTAATGCAGAGTTTGTTGTATGCCAAAATGGTTCTATTATTCTTGATAAAAATTTTAAAGAATTAGAAAATTCTAAAATTTCAAGCGATGTTGTAGAAATTATATTAAAAGAGGTACAGGATTTAAAAATTACATTTGTAGCAAATCCTGGTGAAATAATATATGGAAGAGGTGTTTGAAACAGAGTTTTTTCTTGATTTTCACATTTCGAGCCTAAAAAATATTCTGATTTTTTTTCAAAAGAATTAAATAAAATATTATTAATTAGTAGATCTAAAAAGAAAATTAAAAAAATTTTGAATCTATTAAACACAAAGTTTTCTAATGAAGTTGAAGCTAAAGTTGTAGGTAAAAACTTTGCAATAGAAATTACAAAAAAAGGTTGTTCCAAAGGTAATGCTGCTAAAAAAATAGCGGATTTATTAAACATAGATCTTTCAAATTCTATGCATATAGGAGATTCTATGAATGATTCATCTACAAAAAATATTGTAGGCAATTTAATTGCTTTAAAAAGCGGCTCAAAAAGACTAAGGGAAATAGCGGACACAGTTGGACCCAGAAAACGACGGGGAGGAGTTGCGAAAATTTTAAATTCTTTTAAATAA
- a CDS encoding ZIP family metal transporter: MFPFKSQNFNGNIDLAILVNLIIYISILLVIPISIVLLIAKIKPTIKKSTNIYLYALSAGMLLIIGTVGFLRESYEVLERNIHEQAYLADFLEANELNEQFLVLLIVGSGSFIGISSIFVVRYFFVRFFGVSESHQNHDEHGHHDHIVNFADIDNPKSAWLAILLLLSHRTIDGFILGATVAKMSSGEPLNIGLIVTFNIHIIIEILIVYYRQVQYGQTIKKAVIYNLITTLLLVPIMTIGAFINRFLNSVWWLLPLINSSGGSILTFVVVIELTPEFIHLRNRTKKEWYLALIAFAIGIIMTLMLLAFHSHS; the protein is encoded by the coding sequence ATGTTCCCATTTAAATCTCAAAATTTTAATGGAAATATAGATCTTGCAATTCTTGTTAATCTAATAATTTATATATCAATTCTTTTAGTTATACCTATAAGTATTGTTTTATTAATTGCAAAAATCAAGCCTACAATTAAAAAAAGCACTAACATTTATTTATACGCTTTAAGTGCTGGAATGCTTTTAATAATTGGAACTGTTGGTTTTTTAAGAGAAAGTTATGAAGTTTTAGAACGCAATATTCACGAACAAGCTTATTTAGCGGACTTTTTAGAAGCTAATGAATTAAATGAACAATTTTTAGTACTTTTAATTGTGGGTTCTGGTTCATTTATAGGAATAAGTAGTATTTTTGTTGTTAGATATTTCTTTGTTAGATTTTTTGGAGTTTCTGAATCTCATCAAAATCATGATGAACATGGTCACCATGATCATATTGTAAACTTTGCAGATATTGATAATCCGAAATCAGCTTGATTAGCTATACTTCTATTATTATCGCATAGAACTATAGATGGTTTTATTTTAGGTGCTACAGTTGCTAAAATGAGTTCAGGTGAACCTTTAAATATTGGACTGATAGTTACTTTTAATATCCATATAATTATTGAAATTTTAATTGTTTATTATAGACAAGTGCAATATGGACAAACAATAAAAAAAGCTGTTATATATAATTTAATTACAACTTTACTTTTAGTACCAATTATGACAATAGGTGCTTTTATAAATAGATTTTTAAATTCAGTTTGGTGATTATTACCTCTAATAAATTCATCTGGTGGTTCGATTTTAACTTTTGTTGTTGTAATTGAATTAACTCCAGAATTTATTCATTTAAGAAATAGAACAAAAAAAGAATGATATTTAGCATTAATTGCATTTGCTATCGGTATAATTATGACATTAATGTTATTGGCATTTCACAGTCATAGTTAA